CCCTGGGTTCTTTAATCAGCATCTCAGAGATgtcaataaatacatacacatttcTATTTGTCTAAATACACTTGTCATGTTTGTGGTTCCTTTAAATGTGCAACAAGGAGAGGCAGTTGTGTTTCTGTTGGATTTGGGGGgtggggcgggggtgggggtggattCATATGATGCTCTACCCCACTTCAAGTATACGTGTGgtcactgtgtttgtgctcatgtGAGAGTCAGTGGCTGATGTAGCTCTGCAGTGCTTCCTGAATGAACTGGAGGCTGCGCTTGTACAGGAACGAATCCTTCCTCTCTGGCTTGCAGATGTTGAGATGATCTACATTCACCTCGATGAGATCCCCAATGCCGAGATCTGAAACAGGAGCACAGTCAACGTAAGGCAAAGCTCTCACTGTTTGTTTATTGATATTTAGACCGTACACCACAGGTAGGCATGGCTCATTCAGAATGTGTATCAGAGGTGCCTACTTGCTGACTGTGTTGGTACCACCAGTATCTTGATCATAGGACCGATGTTTGTGGGAAGCGTCTCTGCGAAGCTGAGCACCTTGATTTCCCTGTCTTTGGCAATGTTCAGGAAATTTTCATTCAGATCATGCAGTGCTGGGGAGTCTGAAAATAAATTGACAAAAACATTCACTACATACACAAATGAAACAGTTCAAAACAAATCCAACAACAACCACATTCATGTcaataaaacatgaatgtgGGACTCAATGTTAAActtgaataaacacatttaaaacaagatattttcacTGATAAAATTACTTTATCAGTGAAATtatcacattttaaaaccaaTAAATTTAAAACCAACACATTTTAGTGCACACAGGAGATGGGTTCTAGCTAATGTGTAATGAAtatcataaaatatattttctgtatGTAGACCTCTGCACTGACCTTTACAGAGCTCTCTGACCTCTATGGAGGGGAAAAGCAGATATCTGACATTGACAGAGTATTCAGCCATGGAGGTGCCATTGTGAGGAACACTATAAAACACAATGCCCTTGGTGTTCTTCATCAGCTCATGCATATCTGGGTCCTCAGAGGCATCCAGTAGCATTTTCTTTACTAGCAATCCTATTGGAGAAATGAGATACAAGAGGATATGGGCTTGTATGAGGTTACCTGAGGGGGTGACTTAATAATATGCAACAATTTGTGATTCCCTTTTCTTCAACGGCATTTTTGATGTTTATGGCACGTATGGGTGGGGGACGCACTTAACACAATCAATCTATATGATGACAAAAACTAGGAAAGTAAGGTCCATGTTGAAAATAACATGTGACCCGTTATTTATATAATGTCACATTGTGCAGGTGTGAAATACAGCTGAGCCACTTGTTTTGGAGTCACTTTTAAGTTGCTTGGTGCAGAGGAAGGATGTCTTAGGGTCTCCACAGGTTTAACAGCTGAATAaagcacagcagcaacaaaaagttAACAATGTGTCACGCTTTCGGAAAATGAAAACTTGAGCTAGGGAAAGAATATTTGGGCTGTTAGATTGCTGTGAAATTCTTGTGTGGCAGCGTCAAGGGATCCTGAAAAGGTGCAGCTGtgaattcatgaattcatcTGGCTAAATCAGTTGCCAGCATGGTAGAGACATCAAGTCTTGCTGGGAAAATGGAATTAACTGTTTAGACTGAAAAACAGAGGCAAACATGAAGACTgaattttaacacattttaacacatttataACACATTTTAGCACAGGTAAAGTTAAGAGTTCATACTAAGCACCTCCCATGCTGTGTGCTACCCAGACCACAGGCCTCTCTCCAACTCCTGCTGACTTCAGCTTGTTCAGCAGCTCTCGGCTCCTGTAGGCCAGGGACTTCCtgaagagacaaaaacaaagaatgaatCAACTGTTCCCAGTGTTCTGGCAAGCCACCTATCACCAAAACAGCCTGACTATGtgggacaggcagacagacgaaCAGATTGTACGCATTACTTACCTCTGATTCTCAGCAGGACACTTGGCCTTCCAGTCACTCAGGTGAGTGTCATACTCCACTGACAGTATTCTCAGATTTGGACAATCAGCAGCCAACCACGACTGTCCCATGGGAAGGGATGGGTAAATGCAATAAACACAAAGCATACAATGAATGGCAACATAGAGATGGTATCATGGAGCTGTATGTCCAGTAAACAAATGATGCAGTAGCCCTCACCGCCAGTAAGTAACAAATTACAACTTTGTTTGACTTATATTGTAATTGTAGCATGCCTCTTGTGTCCTTGTTGAAAATGCTGGACTGCAGtggtgagatgcatcattttCCCAAGTTTCAACAAAATACAATCAGTGATGACAGAGGTATAACatgacacactgacaaacaaatgaatgactTTGGGCCTGGAAAGAAACCAGTCCATAGTCTTTCACCATGATTTCATTAGGTGGGctggcaaaaaggaaaaaataaaaccaaaactaTCCATAGTACTTAACAGTGATCAACATAGCACACTACAGGCTAAGATGTCTTACTTTTGGCCAGCACTCTGTGTAGTCCTCCCTGCTTcctgcctccttctcctcctcaacAACACTTCGGTCCTTCTGCCGCCAAGTCTTAAAAGCTGCCCCTAGAAGTCCATGGATGAACAGCACGTCTGCTTTGATTGGCTCACTAGAAAGTAACATTGACAAAAAGGAATGTCGGCTTTAACAGGAGAAGCAGAAAGGAGACTCTTCTCTACCATCTTCTATGTAGATAACAGACTGTGACCTTGAATTGTTTATGATAtttacaaactgcagcagcaacagtaataAATTGTACGTTTTGAAGAAAAAGGTTTGCTTACTTGCCACGTGTCTGTGGATGGAGGACATAGACTCCATCTTGATATTTCTCGCCCACAGTCTCCCTGTCCAGGTTGGCTAGAGCGCGAGCTGCATGAGATGCCTGCATGATGTGAGGAGACTGCATCATCTCAGCCAGGACAGACACCCAGCCTGCAgtgcaacacaaaaacatgtggtTGGTGTGATGAAGTGTAACAAAGGTGTAATAAAGTAACAGATGCAAGAGTAATGTGTTGAGTTTGAGACTTACCAGACTGTACTATAGCCTGATGAACACTCTCATTGATTGCCAAGTTCCCTATAATGCGAACAATGTTCCTCTGAATCTTCAGGGAGTCTCTCCGGAGCTGGTAAACTCTCTGGAGAAGCTGCAGACCCCCGTTGGCAACAATGTGATCGCAGTGACTCTGGACCTGGAGGTGAGACAAAAGTGCTTCAATTAGTACAAATGCTTTATTCACCTCATGTAACAGCTGGTTGTTCAGAGACTGACTTcaccacattaaaaaaacaaaaagtcttaGGAATGCCCACAGCATCCTATATTTCCTATATATACAAAGACTCTGCTAGAGCTTTTAACTTAATCATCTGCATGAACTCAAATGCAGCTTAAACTAAGagtgtactgtttttttttttaactctgtatATTATTCACTTATGATCTGTGCAAAAATAGGACTTGGCCTGCTTTCACTCTACACTAGAGCATATTTAAATGGGTGATGTTTGCCGTTACCTTGGAGTGTTGCACCAGTGCCTGGAGGCAGAAGGATTCAACCTTCTCAGAAGGAACAGAGGTGAGACTCTGAGCGTATGGCAACCCATTGCCGCCAAAACACCACAGACCACCCTGAAACATGGGAGAACACAGCTGTCAGTGAAAAGACTTGAGTCAAGATGTGGGTTTTCAAGCTTTTTGGACCTACAAGAGATcgctgtttttctgctgtttttgtgttaCCAGTTACATCCTTTAAGACTGTGTATGAGTGCATGAGCATATGtgtctccatctgtctgccttTATTACCCGTTGTGCTGCCAGGGACTGACTGCTCTCTCTGAGGGCCAATGAGGTGAAGTACTGAACACATTTGTCCACCTCAGACTGAGGCAGAGATGCCAGCAGCTGCCTCAGTCCATCCTCCACAGAACAGCCCTGTGAGGAAGACATCATCAAGCTTAGTTTCCAacttatatatatacacactcatacacctCGCtgaggtaaaaacaaacaaacaaacaaaaaaaaaaaaaaaaaacagccaaccTGTGTGACAGTGTCACTTATCAACTGCTTAACTTCATTTATACAAAGAAggatatactgtatgtgcagtAGACTAAGGCAGAATGATATGGCATAAAGATCATATTGGACAGAAGCAATGATTGTGATGATTTACCATGAATGATAAttttttcatcataattttcattttctctgaaaaaaaaaaaacaaaaaaaaaaacaaacaaactagtaaaatgatgatgatgtgaattttgctggtGTCTGTACTAagcaaacatattttcttaTGTCTGAAGAGTATGATTTGTAGACCAGGGCATCTGAGTTCCACTACAATACCTCATTTATAAATgctattttgtcacacatttttctgttaCCAAGAAATTGCAACACCTACAGTTTGGATATTGTTCTTGaccatattgcaattttgataatattttattaatttttctgcTGAACAGTAGACTATTCTACAAAAGGACGTTATACCTGAAACATAATTTATTAGGAAACCTTTAGAAATACACAACAAGATACCAAGCTTACTGAAAACTGACAAGCTTTAAATTGTGTTCACAGTATGTTCAGCACAAAAGAAGAATTCAAACTTGTGGTGCTGAGGACTGGCAGTGATGAGAGAGACTTATCCTCCATACAAGAGCCTATTCCAAAGAGATACGTACGTCCTCCAGCTCAGGCAGTGCAGGTGGCGACAGGAAGAAGCGCAGGTCCACCCGAGGAGTCCGGGCCAAACCCACCGCCGTCCGCTGGTCTATAACCTGAGCCGCTGTCTGGTATTGGTAGTCTGTGCAACACACAACAGGTATGAACCAATCTCAGTTCACTTAAATTGCATTATACAGTATAAACCTCACAGTAAGATGCAACAGTAGTTTACCGTGCCAGTGGTGGTTTTCTGCGAGCTCCTGTACAGCCTGTAGTCTGACAGCCTTGGTTGCGGAGCGCGTCCTCTTCAGCAGGACCCATAACGCCACCTCATGGGGGTCTGCGTCCACATGGCTAAAGTGCTCtaagacataaacacacacacaggaccgaCTGGCTGTATGCTTGTATTTAAGTGGAAAACTGACATAAATATCTCCATGGCCAGTGTGATACTGTAATCTAGCTCAATTATTCTTCAGCTACATCTACCACTATGAGCAGCTACCAGTAATCTATCACCTTTACTTAACTACTAAACACTCATGAAAGTGCAGACCTTGTTGACTTTGTCGCTGCAAACCTTGTGTCATCAACTTGGCAGCTATCAATTTTCAAAAAGGTCAAGAGTAAAATTATTAGGAGAGCCCATATGAAACTAATTTAAGGAGAAATCTATCACACattgctacatttttttttaacaaatctaGAGTGTGTTATGACAAATGTATAgtgtgttataataataataatagtaatgtgTTATAATAAAGAAAGGTAGGAGTGAGAAGCCCTGAGGTCATTCAAGGAGAATAACACAATAGAAATTGTTATTTACAGTCATATCCAcattaaacacatgaacacacaagcTGTCTGGCATTCAGGATGTACAAGGCAGATGTTTCCTTTGGCCTAAATGTACACTCTGAACATAAAAAGGACTTgttacacacacctgcacaacaGTGACTTTTTGAGAACAAACATTTATGTTTCTATTCACATCCACTTCTGCTTTCATTCCAAGAAACAGAAGGGAAAGAAGGACTTGGGGTTTACAACCTGTgcactttgagtttttttttttttaacaggtgAACTAGTAACAGCTAATGATTTTACTTTCTTTCTCACCATCAAGTGGTTGCAGCAGAATTCTAGAGGATACTTCCAGAAACCGTCTTGCTGCTTTATGAAGCTCCCTCCTCGCTTTGTGTGTGAGCCCTGAAGTAGACgcacagtgaaaaaaagatCTATGAAGTTTTAATACAGGTACAAAACCCTGATGCAAAACACTATGACATTACAACATCTACTCAGTGTCCGTTGGTGGTTGTCATCTCCACATAACATGGTGATTGTTTCCATTTAATGACAGAGCCTTGACCAGTGGAAGTGAGATCAGCCAACAGACTGACTCAAATTTGTAggcaggagcagagggagggaggaaggaaggaaagccAGGAAATATCAATGACAGATGCCATTAGGCACCTGGACATGTCAAATTAAGACTTTCTGTTCATCCAGGAAACAGCTAAAGCCACTCAGCATTTTTTCTTGACATCACCACCCCCGGTGTAGCCCTAAAATGTACTTGTGCAATGAGCAGTAAGCTAATATCCAAACTGTGTCTggccttttaaaaaaacaaacatcagaatGGGTATATGGTCACAGTTTCAAGCATAAAAGGTGTTGAGAGCTTAAAGTCTGCAAGGTGTTACATGGGGACACATGCTTATTTGCCCCCCTTGGTTGTAAAATCCAGGTGAATGACATTTAGTACCTGCAGCAAGATTCTCCTGTTCTTTAGAGGGAGTGGCTTTCAGATAGATGTAGGACTTGTACTTCTCCTGAAGAATTGCCTGTGTGTCAATTGTCACAGCCTTGTCCAAGGCCACCACCTCATAAGTGATAAAAAGACAGCCCCTGTGGACAGATAATAGATGAGTACTGCATAGTAGGATGGAGGAAACTAGTTGCTCTTTGAAAGCAAggcaaaataaatagataagaTATGGCTTTTCCTTGATCAGTTTTAAAAATATGCACAAGACTAACATAACTCACCCCAAGACTACAGCACCAGTCACCTTAGCAATTTTCCCTAAATTTTAGCAGAAGAAATTGATCTTAGATTAGACAAGGTAAATTAATCCCACAGTGCAGCAGAAGAGAATGCATGCTTCTGCTGTAATTAACAGTTCAAGCTTGAGGTGAAGGAGAGCTGTACTTATGAAGCGACTGATATCCCAGAACTTACTAATATTTCTCCAAGGCAGCACCCTCTTCACACCAGGCCCGGTGGTGCTCAGTCGCCGACAGTGGATCAGACGAAGTGCAGCCACAGACATCCTCCACCTGCACATTTACCGGAGCATTGAGTATTATGATACCAATATGAGTCAGGGCTGAACAACATAACGCTAACATGTTGTTATCTGGATAGGAACATGCGTGAATGTCTCAAGAGGCAACaatattagtccagtaattttaggccaaaattggggtcaacctaggacaaattgcaagagaagcaaactcaactgattttgtatcctcagtatgtcctgagtgaggaaaaaagtcccaagaaatcccattggtggaaagttttgaaaatcacctatttatcacctatttatgacatatatatatatatatatatatatatatatatatatatatatatatatatatatatatatatatatatatatataagataagataagataagataagataagatattcctttattagtcccacggtggggaaatttcacgcatcacagcagcaaagtggatagcaagatacgaagcacaatttacacaataaacagtatatacagataactaccaaagagcaatataaacactgtaaacaaggaacgtagaaaaatactatgtgaacaatttaaaccacagaagaaaaaaacccaaaacctgggggacaacacac
The genomic region above belongs to Myripristis murdjan chromosome 24, fMyrMur1.1, whole genome shotgun sequence and contains:
- the serac1 gene encoding protein SERAC1 isoform X1, which produces MTYYLWDNFMFMYTAVGSSEGRTLISPFKSYLSIARWRMSVAALRLIHCRRLSTTGPGVKRVLPWRNIRKIAKVTGAVVLGGCLFITYEVVALDKAVTIDTQAILQEKYKSYIYLKATPSKEQENLAAGLTHKARRELHKAARRFLEVSSRILLQPLDAAKLMTQGLQRQSQQEHFSHVDADPHEVALWVLLKRTRSATKAVRLQAVQELAENHHWHDYQYQTAAQVIDQRTAVGLARTPRVDLRFFLSPPALPELEDGCSVEDGLRQLLASLPQSEVDKCVQYFTSLALRESSQSLAAQRGGLWCFGGNGLPYAQSLTSVPSEKVESFCLQALVQHSKVQSHCDHIVANGGLQLLQRVYQLRRDSLKIQRNIVRIIGNLAINESVHQAIVQSGWVSVLAEMMQSPHIMQASHAARALANLDRETVGEKYQDGVYVLHPQTRGNEPIKADVLFIHGLLGAAFKTWRQKDRSVVEEEKEAGSREDYTECWPKSWLAADCPNLRILSVEYDTHLSDWKAKCPAENQRKSLAYRSRELLNKLKSAGVGERPVVWVAHSMGGLLVKKMLLDASEDPDMHELMKNTKGIVFYSVPHNGTSMAEYSVNVRYLLFPSIEVRELCKDSPALHDLNENFLNIAKDREIKVLSFAETLPTNIGPMIKILVVPTQSANLGIGDLIEVNVDHLNICKPERKDSFLYKRSLQFIQEALQSYISH
- the serac1 gene encoding protein SERAC1 isoform X2, which codes for MTYYLWDNFMFMYTAVGSSEGRTLISPFKSYLSIARWRMSVAALRLIHCRRLSTTGPGVKRVLPWRNIRKIAKVTGAVVLGGCLFITYEVVALDKAVTIDTQAILQEKYKSYIYLKATPSKEQENLAAGLTHKARRELHKAARRFLEVSSRILLQPLDEHFSHVDADPHEVALWVLLKRTRSATKAVRLQAVQELAENHHWHDYQYQTAAQVIDQRTAVGLARTPRVDLRFFLSPPALPELEDGCSVEDGLRQLLASLPQSEVDKCVQYFTSLALRESSQSLAAQRGGLWCFGGNGLPYAQSLTSVPSEKVESFCLQALVQHSKVQSHCDHIVANGGLQLLQRVYQLRRDSLKIQRNIVRIIGNLAINESVHQAIVQSGWVSVLAEMMQSPHIMQASHAARALANLDRETVGEKYQDGVYVLHPQTRGNEPIKADVLFIHGLLGAAFKTWRQKDRSVVEEEKEAGSREDYTECWPKSWLAADCPNLRILSVEYDTHLSDWKAKCPAENQRKSLAYRSRELLNKLKSAGVGERPVVWVAHSMGGLLVKKMLLDASEDPDMHELMKNTKGIVFYSVPHNGTSMAEYSVNVRYLLFPSIEVRELCKDSPALHDLNENFLNIAKDREIKVLSFAETLPTNIGPMIKILVVPTQSANLGIGDLIEVNVDHLNICKPERKDSFLYKRSLQFIQEALQSYISH